The genomic DNA ACAACTTGAAGCCTGTGGCAGACGTCGGTTGGAAAAAAATCACCGAGGGCACCACAAAAATCAGCATATTTCCGTTTGGAGAATCTGTATTGTTGCTTATGATTTATCCCTTCCTCAACCAGAAGCGAGAAAGTAAAAAAACAGCCTTCTGGGCTATCCTGACGGCCGGTGTGTTGCTGCTGGTGGACGATCTGCGTAACATTTTGGTTTTTGGAGATCTCATGAAAAACATTCAATATCCTTCCTACTCTGCCATCTCGTACATTTCCATATCCGACTTTTTGGAGCGGATTGAGACATTCGGGATTCTGGTCTGGGTATTTGGATCGTTTGTGAAGGTTAGCGCGTGTCTCTACGTCAGTGCCCTTGCGTTGGCGCAAACGATTGGAAGCCGGGATGTAGGCAAGGCGTACCGATTCTTGACGATTCCTTTGGCGATTTTGTTGGTCGAGATGACACAGTTTCTCTACCGAAGTCACGCTGAGTTGACCCACTTCGCAACGAAGGTCTGGCCGTGGTACTCTGTTCCCTTTTGCGTGCTCATCCCGTTCTTGCTC from Tumebacillus amylolyticus includes the following:
- a CDS encoding endospore germination permease, translated to MSRSVERISSSEIFSLLVMFCIGSTLILPKGSIAGHDSWLSVLFAIPVGLLVAQLYAALSQSHPGLSLVEIGQQAFGVWVGRFLGLLYVWYSFHLGTIALKSMEEITRTVLLPQTPALVIDMGMMLLCVWVVKEGIEVLSRCSIMILGAVILFLLGSLLLLGKDMDINNLKPVADVGWKKITEGTTKISIFPFGESVLLLMIYPFLNQKRESKKTAFWAILTAGVLLLVDDLRNILVFGDLMKNIQYPSYSAISYISISDFLERIETFGILVWVFGSFVKVSACLYVSALALAQTIGSRDVGKAYRFLTIPLAILLVEMTQFLYRSHAELTHFATKVWPWYSVPFCVLIPFLLYVVLKIKQRTKKAHHSAE